A genomic stretch from Hymenobacter psoromatis includes:
- a CDS encoding RNA pseudouridine synthase, whose product MSLPPDPDLEPDEAGEEDELYEHHRIVVDRGQELLRLDKFLLNRLANASRTKIQDAIRAEAVRVNGHLTKPNYRVRPADVITITLPEPPRTGKIVPEAMDLDIRYEDDELLLVNKPAGLVVHPAYGHWEGTLVNGLAYHLANLPTGRNGEIRPGLVHRIDKDTSGLLVIGKTEWAMTHLSQQFFHHTIERSYLALVWGSFEEDAGTVRGHVGRSLRDRKVQAVYPGGEQGKAAVTHYQVRQRYGPVTLLECRLETGRTHQIRAHMQHIGHPLFSDATYGGDKIRFGQATGAYKAFVESCFATLPRQALHARSLGFVHPATGEKLYFEAELPADFADALAKWKAWAATQ is encoded by the coding sequence TACCCCCCGACCCCGACCTGGAGCCCGACGAAGCCGGTGAGGAGGATGAATTGTATGAGCACCACCGCATCGTAGTTGACCGCGGCCAGGAGCTGTTGCGCCTCGATAAATTTCTGCTCAACCGCCTGGCCAACGCCTCGCGCACCAAGATTCAGGATGCCATCCGGGCCGAGGCGGTGCGGGTAAATGGCCACCTAACCAAGCCCAACTACCGGGTGCGGCCGGCCGATGTCATCACCATCACGCTGCCCGAGCCGCCGCGCACGGGCAAGATAGTGCCCGAGGCTATGGACCTCGACATTCGCTACGAGGATGACGAGCTGCTACTCGTGAATAAGCCCGCCGGCCTGGTCGTGCACCCGGCCTATGGCCACTGGGAGGGCACGCTAGTGAACGGCCTCGCCTACCACCTGGCCAACCTGCCCACGGGCCGCAACGGCGAGATTCGGCCCGGCTTGGTGCATCGCATCGACAAAGACACGTCGGGGCTGCTGGTGATTGGCAAAACCGAGTGGGCCATGACGCACCTCTCGCAGCAGTTCTTCCACCACACCATCGAGCGTAGCTACCTGGCGCTGGTGTGGGGCAGTTTTGAGGAAGACGCGGGCACGGTGCGCGGCCACGTGGGGCGCAGCCTGCGCGACCGCAAGGTGCAGGCCGTGTATCCCGGCGGCGAGCAGGGCAAAGCCGCCGTGACGCACTACCAAGTGCGCCAGCGCTACGGCCCGGTTACGCTGCTGGAGTGCCGCCTCGAAACCGGCCGCACCCACCAGATTCGGGCTCATATGCAGCATATCGGGCACCCGCTGTTCAGCGATGCCACCTACGGCGGCGATAAAATTCGTTTTGGGCAGGCTACGGGTGCCTACAAGGCCTTCGTAGAAAGTTGCTTTGCCACGTTGCCCCGGCAGGCGCTGCACGCGCGCTCACTGGGCTTCGTGCACCCTGCCACCGGCGAAAAGCTGTATTTTGAAGCCGAACTGCCCGCTGATTTCGCGGATGCGCTGGCTAAGTGGAAAGCCTGGGCGGCCACGCAGTAG
- a CDS encoding energy transducer TonB: MDNAQLANASLNDIVFEGRNKEYGAFQLRRIYGRNVSRALVIGTILLTILVFLPAVAKFFEDRRPKEVLNLKENVLMDAPPLDDTKPPPPPPPPEAPPPPPPKLTTVKFTPPVIKKDEEVKKEEVPDQDELKDKTVATVTVKGNTDAPDLSALSGEGNKVVAEVVENKVYTYVEQMPSLPGGGGMSAIVAAIQKSFRYPAVDLRNQVEGRVFASFTVDENGDISDVKIVKGLTGTVDAETIRSIKALPKFIPGKQNGRAVKVSFTVPVTLKIQ, from the coding sequence ATGGACAACGCGCAGCTGGCTAATGCCAGCCTGAATGACATCGTATTTGAGGGGCGGAACAAGGAGTACGGCGCGTTTCAATTGCGCCGCATCTACGGACGCAACGTGTCGCGGGCCCTGGTTATCGGCACGATACTGCTGACAATTCTGGTCTTCCTTCCGGCCGTGGCAAAGTTCTTCGAGGACCGCAGGCCCAAAGAGGTGCTGAACCTAAAGGAGAACGTGCTGATGGACGCGCCGCCCCTGGACGATACCAAGCCCCCGCCCCCGCCCCCGCCTCCCGAGGCGCCCCCACCCCCACCTCCTAAGCTAACGACGGTGAAATTCACGCCGCCGGTAATCAAGAAGGACGAGGAAGTGAAGAAGGAGGAAGTGCCCGACCAAGACGAGCTGAAGGATAAAACGGTAGCTACCGTGACCGTGAAAGGCAATACGGATGCCCCCGACCTCAGCGCCCTAAGCGGCGAAGGCAACAAGGTGGTAGCCGAGGTCGTCGAGAACAAGGTGTACACCTACGTGGAGCAAATGCCCTCCCTACCCGGTGGCGGTGGCATGAGTGCCATCGTAGCGGCCATCCAGAAAAGCTTCCGCTACCCCGCGGTTGACCTGCGCAACCAGGTAGAAGGCCGGGTGTTCGCCAGCTTTACGGTCGATGAAAATGGTGATATTTCGGACGTGAAGATTGTAAAAGGCCTGACCGGCACGGTTGATGCCGAAACCATTCGCTCCATCAAAGCGCTGCCAAAGTTTATCCCAGGCAAGCAGAATGGCCGGGCGGTGAAAGTATCGTTTACGGTACCGGTAACGCTGAAAATTCAGTAG
- a CDS encoding biopolymer transporter ExbD, whose amino-acid sequence MAEIQQKGDSGKGGKKRAKKMSTKIDMTPMVDLAFLLLTFFMLTTTFAKPNVMQLTMPVKEKNPIPDEQTKIKASQAMTVILAPDNKVFYFFGLNEPSDKSVSVPEIKVTDFSANGIRKVLLARQRQQPEPIILIEPYSVDGKDAKYKNMVDILDEMNITNQKKYALIDIPKKDVELIKKQNLL is encoded by the coding sequence ATGGCTGAAATCCAACAAAAAGGCGACTCCGGAAAGGGAGGCAAGAAACGGGCGAAAAAAATGTCAACTAAGATTGACATGACGCCGATGGTTGACTTGGCCTTCCTGCTCCTGACGTTCTTCATGCTCACGACCACCTTCGCCAAGCCCAACGTGATGCAGCTCACGATGCCGGTGAAGGAAAAGAACCCGATTCCCGACGAACAAACCAAAATCAAGGCCTCGCAGGCCATGACGGTTATTCTGGCTCCTGACAACAAAGTATTCTACTTTTTTGGCCTGAACGAGCCCAGTGACAAGAGTGTGTCCGTGCCCGAAATCAAGGTAACGGACTTCTCGGCCAACGGTATCCGCAAGGTGTTGCTGGCGCGCCAGCGCCAGCAGCCCGAACCCATTATTCTGATTGAGCCTTACTCCGTGGACGGTAAGGATGCCAAATACAAGAATATGGTAGATATCCTGGACGAGATGAACATCACCAATCAGAAGAAGTACGCGCTGATTGACATCCCGAAGAAAGACGTGGAACTCATTAAAAAACAGAACCTGCTATGA
- a CDS encoding biopolymer transporter ExbD yields MPKVKPHRTSPSLDMTPMVDLAFLLVTFFMLTTQFRPDEAVVVDPPSSTSDLHAPDSDILTLTIDAKKRVFFGYDKAPVLQEALKAVGAKYGVTFTPAQTKQFSLLPNFGVPIQQLGSYLDKDTEQRKALNPTLGGIPYDSLNNQMMDWVLEARKANAKLFQKPTFLVIKGDGDADVKTVQTVIKDLQEKDINRFNLLTSLEMKPSYIEK; encoded by the coding sequence ATGCCTAAAGTAAAACCGCACCGCACCTCGCCGTCGCTCGACATGACGCCGATGGTGGACCTGGCGTTCCTGCTGGTAACATTCTTTATGTTGACCACGCAGTTTCGCCCCGATGAAGCGGTAGTCGTGGACCCCCCGTCTTCGACTTCCGACCTGCACGCCCCCGATAGCGACATTCTGACGCTGACGATTGATGCCAAGAAGCGCGTTTTCTTCGGCTACGACAAGGCTCCCGTGTTGCAAGAGGCCCTGAAAGCCGTTGGAGCCAAATACGGTGTGACCTTCACGCCGGCGCAGACCAAGCAGTTTTCGCTGCTCCCCAACTTCGGGGTGCCGATTCAACAGCTTGGCAGCTACCTCGACAAGGATACGGAGCAGCGTAAGGCGCTGAACCCTACCCTGGGCGGCATCCCCTACGACTCGCTCAACAACCAGATGATGGATTGGGTGCTGGAAGCCCGCAAAGCCAACGCCAAGCTGTTCCAGAAGCCTACCTTTCTGGTTATCAAAGGCGATGGCGACGCGGATGTGAAGACGGTGCAAACCGTTATCAAGGACTTGCAGGAAAAGGATATTAACCGCTTCAACCTGCTCACGAGCCTGGAAATGAAGCCTTCCTACATCGAAAAATAG
- a CDS encoding flagellar motor protein MotA encodes MEQKNAVNPGARPIAPVAPKAAPAKSSGGASLFSVIVIILAFVVSIIIFMFVLGAPSHYLGGNPELAAKPGDYLGIVHKGGPIVPVLMTMLLCVIVFSIERALTISRAKGTKSIEEFVRGVRQKLNSNDISGAIAICDQQQGSVANVVRAGLKKYQEMGHETKMNTDQRVLAIQKEIEESTALELPMLEKNLVIISTLASIATLVGLLGTVFGMIKAFSALAQAGNPDATALASGISEALINTALGIGTSALAIVAYNYFTSKIDELTYSIDEAGFSIIQTFAAQHGNANQVS; translated from the coding sequence ATGGAACAGAAAAATGCTGTAAACCCAGGCGCTCGGCCTATTGCCCCGGTCGCTCCCAAGGCCGCACCCGCCAAGAGCAGCGGTGGTGCCTCCCTCTTTTCGGTCATCGTTATCATTCTCGCTTTCGTTGTCAGTATCATTATCTTCATGTTCGTGCTGGGCGCCCCCAGCCACTACTTAGGTGGCAACCCTGAGCTCGCTGCAAAACCTGGCGACTACCTCGGCATTGTACACAAGGGCGGACCCATCGTACCAGTGCTGATGACCATGTTGCTTTGCGTAATCGTATTCTCTATCGAACGCGCCCTCACCATCAGTAGGGCTAAAGGCACCAAGAGCATTGAAGAGTTCGTGCGCGGCGTGCGTCAGAAGTTGAACTCCAATGACATTAGCGGTGCTATCGCCATCTGCGACCAGCAGCAGGGCTCAGTAGCCAACGTAGTGCGCGCCGGCCTGAAGAAATACCAGGAAATGGGCCACGAAACCAAGATGAATACTGACCAGCGCGTACTGGCTATCCAGAAGGAAATCGAGGAAAGCACCGCATTGGAGCTGCCCATGCTGGAAAAGAACCTAGTTATCATCTCTACGCTGGCTTCTATCGCCACGCTGGTAGGTCTGCTCGGCACGGTATTCGGTATGATTAAGGCCTTCTCGGCCCTGGCTCAGGCCGGCAACCCCGACGCGACGGCCCTGGCATCGGGTATCTCGGAGGCCCTCATCAACACGGCCCTCGGTATCGGCACCTCAGCCCTGGCCATTGTGGCCTACAACTACTTCACCAGCAAGATTGACGAGCTAACTTACAGCATCGATGAGGCTGGGTTCAGCATCATCCAGACCTTCGCTGCGCAGCACGGCAACGCGAACCAGGTGTCGTAG
- a CDS encoding pyrophosphatase → MENSLLTASRRPAQLEAFGRLLDVLDRLRQECPWDKKQTLESLRHLTIEETYEISDAILRHDLPDLKKELGDVMLHLVFYARITAEQGAFDIADVLNAQCEKLIYRHPHIYGDVRADDEDAVKRNWEQLKLKEKGNTGGVLGGVPTSLPALVKAMRIQEKARGAGFDWEDPAQVWLKVQEELAEFGAEYGHGQPPADEAQATRATQEFGDLLFSLVNFARFAGINPEEALERTNRKFIRRFQYLETAAKQAGQSLPDLTLAQMDKYWNEAKQSETATT, encoded by the coding sequence ATGGAAAATTCTTTACTTACCGCCAGCCGCCGCCCCGCTCAGCTCGAAGCCTTCGGCCGCCTGCTCGATGTGCTTGACCGCCTGCGCCAGGAATGCCCCTGGGACAAGAAGCAAACGCTCGAAAGCCTGCGCCACCTCACCATTGAGGAAACCTACGAAATCAGCGACGCCATCCTGCGCCACGACCTGCCCGACCTCAAAAAAGAGCTGGGCGACGTGATGCTGCACCTCGTGTTCTACGCCCGCATTACCGCCGAGCAAGGTGCCTTCGACATTGCCGACGTGTTGAACGCGCAGTGCGAGAAGCTCATTTATCGCCACCCGCACATCTACGGCGACGTGCGCGCCGACGACGAGGACGCCGTGAAGCGCAACTGGGAGCAGCTTAAACTCAAGGAAAAGGGTAATACGGGCGGCGTGCTGGGCGGCGTGCCCACCTCCCTACCCGCCCTCGTGAAGGCCATGCGCATTCAGGAAAAGGCGCGCGGCGCGGGCTTCGATTGGGAAGACCCGGCCCAAGTATGGCTCAAGGTGCAGGAAGAGCTGGCCGAGTTTGGGGCCGAATACGGCCATGGCCAGCCCCCCGCCGATGAGGCCCAGGCCACCCGCGCCACCCAGGAGTTTGGTGACCTGTTATTCTCGCTGGTCAACTTCGCACGCTTTGCCGGCATCAACCCAGAAGAAGCTTTGGAGCGAACTAATCGAAAATTTATTCGGCGCTTCCAGTATTTAGAAACAGCGGCCAAGCAAGCCGGCCAATCCCTGCCCGACCTCACGCTGGCCCAAATGGATAAGTACTGGAATGAGGCCAAACAAAGCGAAACGGCGACTACCTAA
- a CDS encoding phosphoglucosamine mutase → MTLIKSISGIRGTIGGPAGQGLTPLDVVKYTAAYGSWAATQQSGSKLIVIGRDARLSGEMVNRLVAATLQGLGFDVLDLGLSTTPTVEMAVPARQAAGGIILTASHNPKQWNALKLLDAHGEFLSAAAGEQVLALAEGDSIEYAPVNKLGKYNTDDTFLAEHITAILASPLVDVDAIKAKKFRVVVDAVNSSGGIAVPQLLAALGVETIEKIHCEPTGDFAHNPEPLPENLRDIAKVLYNGGFDLGIVVDPDVDRLALVSENGEMFGEEYTLVAVADYVLGYHGGGNTVSNLSSTRALRDVTEKHGGTYTAAAVGEVNVVTKMKETQAIIGGEGNGGIIFPELHYGRDALVGIALFLTHLAKSGLTMSRLRNSYPSYFISKNKIELTPEIDTDHVLTQMEQRYAKQPVNTIDGVKIEFDKEWVHLRKSNTEPIIRIYAESDSNATAEHLAQKIITDIKEIISAN, encoded by the coding sequence GTGACCCTCATAAAATCTATTTCCGGCATTCGCGGCACCATTGGTGGGCCGGCCGGCCAGGGGCTTACCCCCCTCGACGTGGTGAAATATACGGCGGCCTATGGTAGCTGGGCCGCTACGCAGCAGTCGGGCAGCAAGCTCATCGTGATTGGCCGCGACGCCCGCCTGTCGGGCGAGATGGTGAACCGCCTCGTGGCCGCTACCCTGCAAGGCTTGGGCTTCGATGTGCTCGACCTGGGCTTGAGCACCACGCCTACCGTGGAGATGGCCGTACCTGCCCGGCAGGCCGCCGGCGGCATTATCCTCACGGCCTCGCACAACCCCAAGCAGTGGAACGCGCTGAAGCTGCTCGACGCGCACGGCGAATTCTTGTCGGCTGCCGCGGGCGAGCAGGTTTTGGCGCTGGCCGAAGGCGACAGCATTGAGTACGCGCCCGTGAACAAGCTGGGCAAGTACAACACCGACGACACTTTTCTGGCCGAGCACATTACCGCCATTCTGGCTTCGCCGCTGGTTGACGTGGACGCCATCAAGGCCAAGAAATTTCGGGTGGTAGTCGATGCCGTGAATAGCAGCGGGGGCATTGCGGTGCCGCAGTTGCTGGCCGCGCTGGGCGTGGAGACCATCGAGAAAATTCACTGCGAGCCGACCGGCGACTTTGCCCACAACCCCGAGCCGCTGCCCGAAAACCTGCGCGACATTGCCAAAGTGCTCTACAACGGCGGCTTCGACCTCGGCATCGTGGTGGACCCCGACGTGGACCGCCTGGCCCTGGTGAGCGAAAACGGCGAGATGTTTGGCGAAGAATATACGCTGGTGGCCGTGGCCGACTACGTGCTGGGCTACCACGGCGGCGGCAACACCGTGAGCAACCTCAGCAGCACCCGCGCCCTGCGCGACGTGACCGAGAAGCACGGCGGCACCTACACCGCCGCGGCGGTGGGCGAGGTAAACGTGGTGACCAAGATGAAAGAAACTCAGGCCATTATCGGCGGCGAGGGCAACGGCGGCATCATCTTTCCCGAGCTGCACTACGGCCGCGATGCGCTGGTGGGTATCGCGCTGTTTTTGACGCATTTGGCCAAGTCAGGCCTCACTATGAGCCGCTTGCGCAACTCCTACCCCAGCTATTTTATCTCGAAGAATAAGATTGAGCTAACGCCCGAAATCGACACCGACCATGTGCTAACGCAGATGGAGCAACGCTACGCCAAGCAGCCGGTGAATACGATTGACGGCGTGAAAATCGAGTTTGACAAGGAGTGGGTACACCTGCGCAAGTCTAACACCGAGCCCATTATCCGCATCTACGCCGAGTCGGACTCGAACGCGACGGCCGAGCATCTGGCCCAGAAAATTATTACCGATATAAAAGAAATTATTTCGGCGAATTAG
- a CDS encoding cysteine desulfurase translates to MHAYFDNAATTPLDPAVLDAMLPYLAQHYGNPSSLHGPGRQVRAAIEQARKSVAQLINAAPSEITFTSGGTEADNYAIFGSVRTLGLKHAITSPLEHHAVLHPLQALAKSGETELSYLRHDAQGRLDLAHLEELLATHPRTFVSLMHANNELGNLNDIKAIGEICARHDAIFHTDTVQTMGHYPHDVQQLSNHFLVGSAHKFHGPKGVGFLYRRGGVEVAPLIHGGSQERNVRSGTENVYGIVGLAKALEIACHDMAGHQRHVQALKDRFIGQLRAGIADVRFNGLSTEADQSLYTVLSVSLPPSSISEMLLFSLDINKVAASGGSACTSGAQLGSHVLEALGADPARPTVRFSMSKLNTEEEVDYAAAQLVKLYQSVATPA, encoded by the coding sequence ATGCACGCTTACTTCGACAACGCCGCTACTACCCCCCTCGACCCCGCCGTGCTCGATGCCATGCTGCCTTATTTGGCGCAGCATTATGGCAACCCGAGCTCGCTGCACGGGCCGGGCCGGCAGGTGCGGGCGGCCATCGAGCAGGCGCGCAAGTCGGTGGCGCAGCTTATCAATGCCGCGCCGAGCGAAATCACCTTCACCTCGGGCGGCACGGAAGCTGATAATTACGCCATTTTTGGCAGCGTGCGTACGCTGGGACTGAAGCACGCCATCACGTCGCCGCTGGAGCACCATGCCGTGCTGCACCCGCTGCAAGCCCTGGCCAAAAGCGGCGAAACCGAGTTGAGCTACCTGCGCCATGATGCCCAGGGACGCCTCGACCTGGCGCATCTGGAAGAGCTGCTGGCCACGCACCCGCGCACGTTCGTGAGCCTGATGCACGCCAACAACGAGCTAGGCAACCTCAACGATATCAAGGCTATCGGTGAAATTTGCGCCCGGCACGACGCCATTTTCCACACCGATACGGTGCAGACGATGGGCCACTACCCCCACGACGTGCAGCAGCTTTCAAACCACTTTCTGGTGGGCTCGGCGCACAAGTTTCACGGGCCGAAAGGGGTAGGGTTTCTGTATCGGCGAGGTGGCGTGGAGGTGGCACCGCTTATCCACGGCGGCTCGCAGGAGCGCAACGTGCGCTCGGGCACCGAGAACGTGTACGGCATCGTGGGCCTGGCCAAAGCGCTGGAAATTGCCTGCCACGACATGGCCGGGCACCAGCGGCACGTGCAGGCGCTCAAGGACCGCTTTATCGGCCAGCTGCGGGCCGGCATTGCCGATGTGCGGTTTAACGGCCTTTCGACCGAAGCCGACCAGAGCCTCTACACGGTGCTCAGCGTGAGCCTACCCCCCTCCAGCATCAGCGAGATGCTGCTCTTTAGCCTGGATATCAATAAAGTAGCGGCTTCGGGCGGCTCGGCCTGCACCAGCGGCGCGCAGCTGGGCTCGCACGTGCTCGAAGCCCTAGGTGCCGACCCGGCCCGGCCCACCGTGCGCTTCTCGATGAGCAAGCTCAACACGGAGGAGGAGGTGGACTACGCTGCCGCACAGCTGGTTAAGCTCTACCAATCGGTGGCGACACCGGCTTAG
- a CDS encoding ABC transporter permease: protein MPPSVPPATKHDPYAALRVPDFRRYVTARALFSVATQIQGVVVSWQIFKLTNDPLALGLIGLAEAIPSITVSLYAGHVADSVRRKRIVVPAVVVLVLCAITLWWLAHPLQQALLAQGRVHLDAVNATIVWPLYLVIFVSGIARGFMGPALFSFMPQLLPERGLLPNAVTWSSTTWQASAVVGPAIGGLLLHRSIEFAYGVDTVMEGLALLFFISIAGRELPPIEGQRLKLSESILSGVKFIFSNQLVLAALSLDMFAVLFGGAVALLPFFASNILHGGPDAFGYLRAAPAVGSVIMAVWLTFSPLKKGAGRKLLWAVAGFGAATIAFALSTNLYLSLFLLFLTGVFDSVSVIVRSTLVHTHTPEYMKGRVSAVNNIFIGSSNEIGSFESGATAKLMGTVPSVVFGGIMTLVVVGFTAWRADQLRNLQEGAEK, encoded by the coding sequence ATGCCTCCTAGTGTGCCTCCCGCCACCAAACACGACCCCTACGCGGCCCTGCGCGTGCCCGATTTTCGGCGCTACGTCACGGCCCGCGCCCTCTTCTCGGTAGCCACGCAAATTCAGGGGGTAGTAGTGAGCTGGCAGATTTTCAAGCTCACCAACGACCCGCTGGCGCTGGGCCTCATCGGGCTGGCCGAGGCCATTCCGAGCATCACCGTCTCGCTCTACGCCGGGCACGTGGCCGACTCGGTGCGCCGCAAGCGCATCGTGGTGCCGGCCGTGGTGGTGCTGGTGCTGTGCGCCATCACGCTGTGGTGGCTGGCGCACCCTTTGCAGCAGGCGCTGCTGGCGCAGGGCCGCGTGCACCTCGACGCCGTGAACGCCACCATCGTGTGGCCGCTGTACCTAGTTATTTTCGTGAGCGGCATCGCGCGGGGCTTCATGGGGCCGGCGCTGTTCTCCTTCATGCCGCAGCTGCTGCCCGAGCGCGGCCTGCTGCCCAACGCCGTCACCTGGAGCTCCACCACCTGGCAGGCGTCGGCGGTAGTCGGGCCGGCCATCGGCGGCTTGCTGCTGCACCGCAGCATCGAGTTTGCCTACGGCGTCGATACCGTCATGGAAGGGTTGGCGCTGCTCTTTTTCATCAGCATCGCGGGCCGTGAGCTGCCGCCCATCGAAGGCCAGCGCTTAAAGCTGAGCGAGAGCATTTTAAGCGGCGTGAAATTTATTTTCAGCAACCAGCTGGTGCTGGCCGCACTGTCTTTGGATATGTTCGCGGTGCTCTTTGGGGGCGCGGTGGCGCTGCTACCCTTTTTTGCCAGCAACATTCTGCACGGCGGCCCCGATGCCTTCGGCTACCTGCGCGCCGCGCCGGCGGTGGGCTCGGTCATTATGGCGGTTTGGCTCACGTTTTCGCCCCTCAAAAAGGGCGCGGGCCGCAAGCTGCTGTGGGCCGTGGCGGGCTTCGGCGCGGCCACCATCGCCTTCGCGCTCTCGACCAATCTGTATCTCTCCTTATTCCTGCTCTTCCTCACCGGCGTGTTCGATTCGGTATCCGTTATCGTGCGCTCGACACTGGTGCATACCCACACGCCCGAGTATATGAAGGGTAGGGTGTCGGCGGTGAATAACATTTTCATCGGCTCCAGCAATGAAATCGGCAGCTTCGAGAGTGGTGCCACGGCTAAGCTCATGGGCACCGTGCCCAGCGTAGTCTTCGGCGGAATAATGACGCTGGTAGTAGTGGGCTTCACGGCCTGGCGCGCCGACCAGCTGCGCAACCTGCAAGAAGGCGCGGAAAAGTAG
- a CDS encoding ModE family transcriptional regulator: protein MHELFTENQAFRANGRLWIEGPADRFLGIGRLELLEHIQATGSISKAAKEMGMSYKKAWDLVSSMNAQARRPLVGAHAGGAHGGGATLTEAGAAAVAGFRAMQARFAQFLADETARLYQ, encoded by the coding sequence ATGCACGAGCTTTTCACTGAAAATCAAGCCTTCCGCGCCAATGGCCGCCTCTGGATAGAAGGCCCCGCCGACCGCTTTCTGGGCATTGGCCGGCTGGAGCTTTTGGAGCACATCCAGGCCACTGGCTCCATCTCGAAGGCGGCTAAGGAAATGGGGATGTCGTATAAAAAGGCCTGGGATTTAGTGAGTTCCATGAATGCTCAGGCGCGGCGGCCGCTGGTGGGGGCGCACGCGGGCGGCGCGCACGGCGGCGGCGCCACGCTCACCGAAGCCGGCGCGGCGGCCGTGGCCGGGTTTCGGGCCATGCAGGCGCGCTTCGCGCAGTTCCTGGCCGATGAGACGGCCCGGTTGTATCAGTGA